Within Citrus sinensis cultivar Valencia sweet orange chromosome 1, DVS_A1.0, whole genome shotgun sequence, the genomic segment AATTTTAGAATTCATGACGAATCTAGAGcagatttggattttaatttttttttcagatttggagcagatatagatatttatttcttttttggatctGGATATGGAGCGAAAAATATGGATTCATGACGGATCTGGAGCAGATACggatcttgatttttattatggatttGGATTTGGAGCAGAGTAGATCCAACCTATATCtgccccattgccatccctagtcaCCACGAAGATTGTACAAGCAAAGGAAATTGATGAAATATGACTTCTTTAAAGTTTCGAGAAAAATTGATGAGAAAGACAATAAGTTCGAATTACAAGATGATTTAGTCTTATACTACAAGTATCATCCTCTAGATTGTATTCAAACTCGAGGATGAGTTTCTTTTAAGAGGGGGAGAATGATATATGATGTTATTTTAGGTATTTTAGGATTCTAGAACTTTTATTAGTTTAAgactttctattttaattggaGTCtattatgatatgtttttcatcttttatttatattataattgtgatttactttccatttttaagttaacttaTGGAAGTGAGTTTACTCTATCttgttattgttttcataactcagattcaattattcaataaaattctccttttgtaattttctttgggATTATCTATCAAAATCTCTCTTATAGAGTCGTTTAAATTAGAGCATAATCTATTCTTGCTTTATGCgttattaaaaatctcattaagTTTTTTGGATTATAACGAGATCTAATCATGCTTCAATTAGAGCATAATCTGATTGCGTTAGCTTGGTCCAATACTAGAACGATATATGATTTTCCTACCCTATCAATTTCCGCTTTCACTATGACCGCTTCATCAATAAAGTAGTGCGACAGCCCCACACAAATTATTCTCCACAAATAAAACTTCTTGGcgaaatttattcaataatcaaCGATTAAGTACCttatacaaatttatcttGGTCTCCTATGTGAACTCATTTTTACCCACTCATAGAATTAGCTTCGCTAGCTGCCATGCTTCAACTAGTAACAATAGAGGACTAactttgttaataaaaatataataaaatagaaggttttataaagtttaataataaaataatatataatataacaaaataacatattacaatatttatttaatattttataatttatgcaATAGTCAAACGATAGTAACCTtagtatttataatttttaaagcatatcttaataaatgaatagaaACACGTGCATTagtataaatataaacaatatgataagtataaaatatatatatatatattgaaaaaccTAAACACGAAATGGTCAAGTCTAAAAGAAGACAAACAAATATGAAGGCAAGAAAAAGTGCGTGGAGTAGTAGTATTGTTCTACTGTTTGGACCCCACTGATAGACTTACAATTAGTTTCTATGACTTTTCTCCATGGTTGGTGAAGAATCTGGACGCCAGCTAATTCGACTAAATCTGGAATTATTTTGCCTGTTCTTTCTTCTTCgatcatttttctctttttcccgTATTTGGCGTCAACGGCCAAGTCTGGCCATCCAGCGCTATTTTATTACCGATACCATCAAATCAGCCAACcgtctttttatttatttatttatttttttttcgctGAATTATCAACATCCTTTATTTGTGCCAGCACTTATAACAAAAGATCATTGAGAAGCCATTGTTGAAGGCAGGAAGTGGCAGAGAAGAATTTTGGTTACCTTCTGTACGTAATAACCAAGGGCGTTGCCCGTTTTCTGTTTAAGTAATTATGACTGTATCTCATTAGTTGATCCAATAACTTAATAAGCCCACATTGCCATAGTACTAATTTTTAAACCCacttaaaagaaaagggaaagaaaagaggtatttgatttttgaatgTTTTAAACTTAGAAATCATCATGTTTTCATATCTAGTTTTAATCATAGAAGAggaattgaaattttgagtTGTGTTGTTTGTATTAAGAGATATTAGAGTAGGAAATGTGTAAATTAAGCGTTCAAGCTGGAATTTTACGCCAATGGtaagatttgttttaacacTAGCTATATTGATGTTGAATTTCTCGGAAATCAAGAAGACTTCTgggattttgtatttaatttttgttatagtCCTTCgagaaaatagaaaagtaGTTCTAAGTCAAATTTCTtggtttatatataattttagaacCTCTGCTCCTTCGATTCTCTAACCATGCTGAGAGGGAAATAAGAATGGCCATTGCAATATTCCCCAGCAATTTGGCATGTACGCATGAACTTCCctctttcaagtttcaacagCTATAAATTCGCGGCTTTTAGAGCAAACCGTGATGGTTATAGAAATTGGGTTTTCCTGTGGCAAAATGGATGTACAGAATTTAGTATATGAGGGAAATGCTACATACGGATGACCATGATCCATGTTTAGAACCTTGAGGAGCTTTTGACGTTGAGCGGTGGGATGACATGGTTATTATTTTGCATAGATGTGGAAATCTTATGCTTAATCAATTTAGCATGGGGTGAGAAGCAGTGTCTTTTATCCCGACCAGCAACTTTATTAAATCGCCCCTTGACACATTTTTTGAGGCTCTCAAAGATCTTTGTATGCAACGGTAAAGGCTACCTTGCAGGggattgttttattgctttagAGCTTTCTTTCACCGAACATTCGAGTCGAAGAGATTTATATAATCTTTACTTTTTATGTGGATATATTTGCATGAATTAGATTGTTTTCTTTATAGTCTTCAAGCGGGTAAAAGTTtgtttagtccttatattatgaggttagtactcatttagtctttatatttttaaaaacacctcaaaacgtccctgctgctaaatattgacactcatgccattattttttttaacttacttttacaatattatactcttacaataatatttcttttttggatactaataaaaaattacattatcaatttttttagaaaaattaatattttaactcaagagtgttccataaaaattaatatatatattttattttattttattttttggtgttaaactggtaatttatttttttctttttaataatgtctaaaaaaattattataataggacaatattataaaaataagttaaaaggaacaaaagataatggtaagagtgtcaataatttaatggtagggatagtttaagatattttttaaaatataagaactaaacAGATactaactttaaaatatagaaactAAACAAACTTTTACCCCCCGTTTTCAAGCTATGCAGTAGCAATCCAAATAAGTGCGAACCTGCCATCTCTACAAATTGCCACTTTATCATCAGTTCCGATATTCTTACAACATTGAGTACAACAGTTAGCACAAAACGGTGAGTTTTGAGGCAAGCATAAAAGGTCACAGTAAATTCTCAATTGCAACATTCTCTCTCTCATTCTCTCCCTCACGCTCTTCCTCGCCAATCCACTAATCTCATCACGCTCCGTTCTTCCTTACCACTCTCACTGTCgactccctctctctctcccccatCGATTGCATCTCTCACGGCACCTCACTCTCTCGGCTGTCTCAAAGAGAAAGACCAGATGCTAATGATGTCATCTCTAATTCAGAAAAACATATCCCAAAAAGAATTACATCAAGTTCTATTAGGGGCCATACCAGAGGCAAAAGGAAATGAAATCCAATACATAATATCCCAAACAACAAAACCTAAGAAATAAACTAACAAATAAGTAACATTGACAGCCCAAAAATAAGTTTCCTTTCAAAAAGTCGACACAAGCCAACAATTGCATAAAAGAATTTTGCCTCAATTATTTCTACATCTAACATCCCCAAACACAACCTATTGCTCTATTGGTATACACTAGCAACTGAAGGAGCTGAGTTTACGGTTGGTAATTATTCTTCGCTAATATCTGATGCAATTCACTGCTTGCTTTTGGCATCTATATGTGTAGAGAATTGATGGTTTCCTTGCTGGTTTCCTCGCTGTACTTAGCATTACTAGGGGAAACTTTTCACCACAACCACAGAAGCTGTCATTTTCTGTTACTAGAGTGGATGGGGATTGCTATTTACTCTATTATGCATCCATAGATCTTGGATTTGGAGGGGGGAGAGCTAGAGTAACCCACGGCTGTTGGATTTGGAGGGGGGAAGAGAGAGAGCCGTGTGTTGTGAGGAAGAACAGAGAGAGCGTGAGGAAGAACGTGAGGGAGAGAGCGTGTGCTGTAGTTGAGAGCGTGTGTGTTGCAATTGTCGATTTCTGTGACCTTTTATATTTGCCTTTAAACGCACCGTTCGGTGCTATCTGGTGTGCTTAATGTTGTGTGAGTGTCATTTTCCCTTTATCATGGTACCAGTCTAAATTATGATTGCCCATTTGAGTTCCACTACCTAAATGTTAGGTTATATTTATTGACCCACTCACCACGACCACCAACTTGTTTCCCTATGTCTATGTGCTCTGTTGCTTAAAGAAACAACAGGGGATTGTACAGAGGAAGTGCTCTTTCCTGTTGGCTCTAGTGGCATCACCTTCAAAATTTTCGGGAGGGAGATCTTGGAGGGGATTGCACACAAGGTGCTGAATGAAGCAGGTCTTCATGAAGTGTGGGCAAGTCGAGAACATATATCTTACTTGTATGAAGTTGTGTGTGAAGTGTGATCCCACGATAATAAATCACAGCAAGCACAGGCCTTAACACGGAGGCGGCCCTCTGTTCCCTTGATCCTCTAACCCTGCTGAGAAATGAGAATTGCCATTACAACATTCCCCAGCAATTTGGCATGTATGCATGAGCTTTCTCGACTTATGTCTCGCTGCAGCTCTATTAGTGATGCAGTTAGTAGACATTCTCGAAACTAGAATACAATAGAACCCAACAGCTTTTCAAGCAACTCCACTTTTCCCAAGAGCTTTCCAAGCAAACTTCACTTGTCATCAATTTCAGTCTTGACTTCAACTCCTCTGTTTGGCACCGGGAGAATTTTTACCCAACCTCTCCTCCCGACTCCGAAATCCGGAATCCGAGTCCGAACCTGAAACAGAAGCCAAAAGATCCAAGTACGATTTTTTTCCAGCCACACGGTTGtaacaacaaaaagaaagaaaaaacaatttgATTAATGGCAAATTGAATTCTAaacaattaaacttttaattttgtgaaacattaattaaatacaataGTTCATATTTTTGcaactgtaatttttatttgatgataGAGCCacaactattttatttatatacaagctaatgtaatataaataaattaattatataaaactaTCATAGCccatataattgaaaaaaaaaatttgtatcacTTTTAAACCATCAATTTAACAGCTCCATTCTTTATGCAGTAAGTAGACATTTCCAAATTAGAATGTGCTAGAAGTTCTATAATTGATGGTTATCCAAATCACAATTGGAAATATCCAAATATCAATTAGGAAACTAGCTAGTACATAACAGACCAAACTCACAAGATCGATACGgtaataaatttcaaagtcACAACTTACAACTCCAGATCATAATAGCAGGATGTATAAACTAAGCGTAGTATTATAAGAAGatgaagtatatatatatagtagtacTTTTACTGCAACCATGTGTCTAATCTTCATCATCCACATTTTTTAGAGCCTGGTAAAACATGAAAATCACCAAGAGGAAGAAGGTCAAGCCAATGAAACAAGTGACAATGGCAAGCCCTAAAGAAGGTGACAGCACCGCGTATGTGCCTGTAATAAATGCTACCACCATTGCTAGCATGGCAACCAAGGTGAGCAAAAGAGCAAAAACGAATAAACAGATAAACTTTCGAAATAACTTAAGTGACAGAATGAAATGGACAAAGACAGCAGAAAGTGAGAGGACCATGGCTATGGCGTCTGATACGACGAATGCTTGAAATGCTGCATTTTTAGTGAGAATTGCAGTGCCCCTGTTTCGGCCGTCTTCATTATCAGTCTTGTAGCCACCGGGTAAGGTGAATGCTGCGGCAAAGGTTACTGTTGCTATGAGTGCTGCCACTACCAAATGTGACTCTGATGCTTCTGTCATTCCAATGACATTTTCATCTACAAATTTCCAAAATGAATACTTTTCGATCTtgtcttttttcattttgacgACACCTTCTGGATATTGTCCACTCCCATCAGCTTCGGTCAACTCTCCGATCTCTTGCTGgaaatcatatatatttgctaaattaaataaatctttagtATGCATAATACATAGTACGAGAAAATAGACGCAACTAAGTTCTAATAATGTTATACGTAGTATAAGAAACTATTCAGAACTAAATTCTAATAAATaactattataaatatatgttttgaaaattaaaagatgtataaaaaattagcacaaatcaaaatccaaattcattactcacatctatatatataaccatATATAAAACTGATGAGTAAAAAGGTAATTAATTACCTCGAGGTTAGGAAATCCACGACGTACTATGTGATGAACACTAATATTTTGCTTGTTGACAGCTTCATAATAAGCTCTACCAGTGTTCCAAGGGACAACATAAGAGACGACGTAGTATGATTGTGGACAGAGAGCGGCGAGCACGTGGAGAGGAGTGTTTCCCTTGACGTCCTTCTCATTTATAAGGTTCCAGACTAATGGATACTTGTCCAACagatcttttaattttctagcaCTAAAACTAACCATAGCAAAATGAAGAACATTCCCTCCTCTGTCATCAACCAGTTCGCAACATTCCGGACAATGGTCAATGATAGCATCCATTATCGATTCATTTCCTTGACCAGCTGCTAAATGAAGCGCTGTCATCTTCCGATCTTTGTTAGCAATCAACGCAGCAGATCTATCAGATTCTAACAATAGATGTGTGCCACCAAAGTTACCAGAATACGCGGCGTAATGGAGTGGAGTCCATCCGTGTTGGTCTCTTTCTCTGGTCAAACTCTTCCTTTTCTCAAGTAATTTACTTACTACGGGATCGTAACCTAGCCACACTATGTTGCATTCAAATAGctagaattaattaatggctACTGTACATGTCGGCatcttaaaatttgaagtaGATATATACAAAAAGCGGTACCTGGTTCATAGCTGATAGCTGCTGCATGGAGGGCAGTCTTCCCATTGGGGCCTTCATGCGCCGCTGAAGGACAGTTTTCTGATATTTCAGCTAccatttcataaaaataaatccctcTCGCAGCTGCCATGTAAAGTGGAGTTTCGCCTCTACAATTAGCAGAATACGGAACATCGGGGTCTGCTTTGATTAACATTTTCACAACATCCAAGCTACCATGTTGCACTGCCTCGAGCAATGCTGTgtttttttcatcatttgtCATCCCTAGCATCTGCCTTGCTGTGCTTTCCACACCGCTTTCTAGATCTTGAGGCAGTCCTTTCGCGAATTCAATCAGAGCTTTCACAACAGAACGATGGCCTCATTTGGCCGCAACATGAAGTGGAGCATCACCTTTGGCATTGACCTGTAGTAGCAATGATGGACACATTTCAAGTATTTGTTCCACGAACTTGGTTGATACGCTTTCTCCTCCTCTATTGTGTATTTGGATCTGGAATAAGTTTGTGACAAGATGGACATGATGGACTTGATTCCTGTTGTGACTCTTCATCAATCCAATTTCTCCTTCTCTATTTTGTTTGTGGGTCTGGGACGCAATGTTGACATGAAGGACTGTGTTCTTGTTGTGTGTCAGTATGCTTCCAAGATGGTCTTTTGCAATTTTGTTGAAGGGATCAATTTCACCCTTAGCTGCAGCCTTGTACAGATCAGGATCCATCTTAATTTGTGAATGCAATGATATTTGAGTTTGAGTACAGACTGTGTACTGTATATACGTTTGGAGCAGAGGAAGTAACAGGCTAATTGGCTTGTTAGATTGGGGACTTGAGATTATTTAAATGTTAAGGGAATTTAGATGAAACTAGAGCGCAGTGATGAAAAAATAGTCagctgaaatttaaaaaaaagtagctCAAGTATTTTTCCTCTCACTATCGGGCTTCGCTTCACCGCAACACTACCGTAACTCTATACGTCTACGACAATCCATTTACCACAGGTTCTTCACGTCAGAACTTCACTACGGTGGACTTTTCCCCATGCACTTGGCCACATAATGTTACTATCACACTTTTGATTCTATCTTTAAAGACTCCTAATCTTATAGGCGGTTCATTGTATATAACTCAGCTAATGACAAGTTGCACTTTGACCGGTTgacaattaaataatgtatacagtttttttttttttaaatttttctaacgAATGATCAGTGTTAGTAACCCATTACTATAGAACTGAATGCAAGAGAAAACAAATGTGAAGCCAAGAAAAAATGGGTGGAGAAGGTTTTTCTGAACCCCACTAGTGTCTTATATAAGACcgcaattattattttctatgcgcttgttctttctttatcaattattttgctCTCATTTTGTCTTTCACGTTAACGACCAAGTCTAGCTatccaatattattttatattattgccGATAGCgtcaatcaatttttttaagcaatgctaaataaataaaagcgtgacaatataataataaaaactttaatcatttaattaattttgagaatttttagaaaaaagaaaaatgtaaacttattagagaaattttaaacATTCACAAAGGacatatttttatcataaatttgTCATACTTTTGTcccttttatcattttcctttttcttctcaacTAAATAAAAGGATCCCAAACGAGCACAATAAGTTGATctgacaaatttattttggtatCTGATCCCCCATAATATGATAGctaggtttttatttttattttttgaaattttataatgataAGTTGCATTCATTAAAAGTATGATTATCtgtattttgatttgattaatcCAGAAGATTACATAgcgattttgattttatttaaaactcaaatttggTGCAAGGAAGATTTAGCCTTATCGGTGCTGTATTAATTAGTTAGGTAGCCATTGTTGAACGCAGGAAGTGGCAGGTGGAAAAGCGGCCGGCGGTGGTCATTCACAGAAGAGGAATTGAAGTTTTCAGTTGTGTTGTTTGTGAAAAGATAGATTAAAGTAAGAAACGTGTGAATTTAGCTTTCCAGTTGCAATTTTTACACCAACGGTAaagatttgtttaaatttgaacACTATCTATAATTGatgtttaaattttggaaatcaTAAAGATTTTGTGAGATtgtgtatttaaattttcttatagTTCTTAGAGAAGTTAGTAAAGTAGCTCTTAATTAAGTCAAATTCCTTGGTTTATATATGTCAAATTTCCtggtttatatataattttagaacCTCAGCATTCCTATGAAACGATctagagaaaaaaatacatagCACTTATTATTATGAATAATATGATGTTTGTACATAAAAGAGTACTATATAACATAACAACACTAAACTCAAAAAATAGgacaacacattttttttttattgtgcatgagtgaaataattttttttctttcagtgaattttttttgtctctgATATTATGcgttatttttttgttctagtATTTAAGCAAATATCactattcttttccttttcatgTTGATCTTCtcaagtttaattaatttttgacacTGTTCTGGCTTGTGAAAATATTAGTTTCCTTCCTAGTTTAGCAgatattgaaatatatatttggcAAGTGTTAGCAGCCGGAATTACGTTAATTATTTCAGGGACTTAAATTGCGAGTATTTAATTTCCTTCGTCAATGCTAGTATGCAAAAGGAAATTCCTATGAGAGGGAGCAAATGGTATCTGCCATGTGGTTTTAGATGTTACAGGGATTTGGGATAAATAGACAATCACAAGCCAGCAATGAATTGTGGTAAGATGAAGCGGTCTCGTGCTCTCTTGATTCTCTAACCTTGCTGAAAAATAAGCCAGCAATTTGTCATGTacacaaaagaaattttagagtagattcaattaatatatatatatatatagtaatgatacagccacaaactcttgtacaaacttattttgtacaaactgacgtggcattaattcattggttgaatgaaaatataaattaataaaaacaaatcatgtgggccaagtgatatttaattcaaccaatcttatcataccacatcagtttgtacaaaataagtttgtacaagagtttgtggctgtatcattactcatatatatatatatatatatcatatgtgcagttaaattaaatataattattaattatatgatacttttttaaaataaatatatacataacACATTAATTGGATGtattaattatgatatattttaaaattttaagtacaCGTGGACTTTTCAACTTATATCTGACTGCAGATCTATTCTTTATGCAGTTAGTAGATATTCTGAATTTAGAATGTGTTAGAAATTGTACAATTTATGGTCAAAAAGTATTCAAAAGAACTCTTCATTACTATTTGAAATATCAAACTTGTTTAACTTACTCTGTTCAATTGATCATTTTCAATCTAATCACATCGGCAAAACTGATTCCCACAACACGATTGTGGGCATTATATTTTGATCACTACTTAAGTAGGTTAAGAAGAAGCTTTACCCATTGGAATGCTTATGCAGCGACTAATTGCGCACAATGAATAGATGAGATCATCATCTCTATAtgtttctcatatttaaaacaatagCTGAACTTCGcacatttttttccctctttcaAGCTCTCAGTATATTATTCAACCAAATACACGACGAACCCCACCCCCCCCTTCTCTTCAACCGCAAAAAAAATAGCACACCAATGATTAACTTTAATATAAAAGCATAGTATTGGAAGATGAGGAGtacaatattaaaactttttattgtATCCAAAGCAAATCTTCAAATTCCCCCACTCTTGATAGAACCTAGTAAAACATGAAAATCACCAAGAGGAAGAAGGTCGAGCGAATGATGTAAGTGACAATGGAAAGCCCTAAAGAAGGTGCCAACATGGTGTATGTGCCTGTAACAAATGCTGCCACCATTGCTGCCATCGCAACCAAAGTGAAGGAAAGAGCAAAAACGAATAAAAAGACGTAGTTTTGAAATAACTTAACTGACAGAATGAAATGGACAAACGCAGTAGAAAGTGAGACGGCCATGGCTATGGCATCTGATACCAAAAATGATTGAAAAGCTGCATTTTTAGTGAGAATTGCAGTGCCCCTATTTTTGTTTGGGCCGTCTGTAAGATAGAttgtaacattttttaatctttggtTTGATGTTCTGGACaaaaacggtttgccgtttattgagaaaatgaCTAACCGTTTAAATCTAGAGAGCATGTTTTTTGTTCTGGGataaaacggctcaccgttattgagaaaacggctaaccgtttaagtccagagagcatgttttctGTTCTGGGataaaacggctcaccgttattgagaaaacggctaaccgtttatttataGAGAGCAACGTATTTGACATTCTGGAataaaacggctcaccgtttattgagaaaacggctaaccgtttatttccataAAGGCGTCAACTAAAAAATGGTTAGCaagcttgaaaatttcaagtgtCAATCGTtgcaaattcaaaccaaaaaagTGTGTTTGAAGAAGTGCCATTTCGAACGGttgtattcttttattaaacatcttcttcataaaagaaagatatacaattagattaatattagattttgcaggtttcatatatgttctggaattataatcttatttgctagagattgtattcaggatttgatatatcttgggggtaatttgccattaaaactctatagcaaaccaagattggtgagggcaaataaaaccttaaaggaaagtgtgcaaacacgtctcaaatcctaagaaatattctttgttctttgcctccatattcttataattCTCCAACAATCTTTAAGGTTTTAATTTGCAAATGGAGGCTGAGAAGAGTTTGACATCATTTCTGAATCCTAGTGTCCATCTTGATCGTTTTGATGGAACTAATTTCACTCGTTGGAAGggaaaattgttctttctcCTTAATGTTCTTAAAGTGGCATATGTTCTTGATCCGAAATTGAAACCATTTCCAGAACCAAGAGAAGATGATACCGAAGTTGTTAAGGCTGCAAGGAAACGTcgtgaagatgatgaattgatgtgtCGGGGTCACATACTCAATACGCTTTCTGACAGGTTATATTATCTCTACAATTCTATGATTTCTCCGGTGGAAATTTGGAATGCTCTTGAGTACAAATACAAAACGGAGAAAGAAGGTACTGACAAATTCCTTgtatctaaatattttgaatttgttatGGTAGACACAAAATCCATTATTGATCAAATACATGAGTTACAAATTATTGTTGCTAAGCTTCGAGagttaaaagttgaaatttctgAATCATTTCAAGTTGGGGCTATTATTGCTAACTTGCCTCAAAGTTGGAatgattatagaaagaaaCTCCTTTATAGTAAAGAGAACATAACTTTAGAAGAATTGCAAAAACACTTGGTAATTGAAGAAGAGACTAGGTCTCGCGAATCCAAGGATAAGCATGATTCTACTAAAGTTAATGTTGTTGAAGCTAGTaaattctcaaataattttaaagtcaagaatgacaagaaattcaagaagtCCAACGCACAAAAGTTTTTtggaaattgtttcttttgtggTAAGAAAGGCCATCGCCAAAGTGATTGcaaattcaagaagaaaaaggaagaagtgaATTCCTATAAAGCTAATGttattgaaaacaaatctAAAGAGATTTGTGCTATGCTTTCTAAAATGCAAATTGGCATGATTACCGAAACCAACATGGCTGAAACTAAGTCCTATGATTGGTGTCTCAATTCGGGTGCAACAATTCATGTTTGTaatgataagaaatttttcttatcataCAAAGAAGAAACGGAAGGACAAATGGTTCTCATGGGGAACAATAATTCAGTCATAGTAGCAGGGAAAGGAGTAGTTGAGATCAACTTCACTTCTGGAAAGAAAGTCACATTGTATAATGTCTTTCATGTACCTTCTGTTAGGAAGAATCTTATTTCTGCTAGTTGTATGTGTAAGCATGGACTTAAGATTGTGCTTGAGGGTAATACTTGTATTATCTCAAAGAATGGATTATTTGTTGGGAAAGGGTATTCTTGTGATGGAATGTACAAACTcagcattaataataataatatcaacttAGCTTATATTGTTGAGTCTTGTGATGTTTGGCATGCTAGATTAGCACATTTGAACTTTAGATCTATGAAATACATGTCTAAGCATGGTTTGATTAATTGCAATGATGTTAAAGGTCATAAGTGTGAAATCTGCATCCAAGCTAAATTAACTAAGAAAGCTTTTCCTAAAGCTGAACGAAATACTCAAATATTGGATTTAATACATACTGATATTTGTGAGTATAATGGCATGTTAACAAGAGGAGGTAAGAGGTATTTTAtcactttta encodes:
- the LOC102618189 gene encoding ankyrin repeat-containing protein NPR4-like, with translation MLGMTNDEKNTALLEAVQHGSLDVVKMLIKADPDVPYSANCRGETPLYMAAARGIYFYEMVAEISENCPSAAHEGPNGKTALHAAAISYEPVWLGYDPVVSKLLEKRKSLTRERDQHGWTPLHYAAYSGNFGGTHLLLESDRSAALIANKDRKMTALHLAAGQGNESIMDAIIDHCPECCELVDDRGGNVLHFAMVSFSARKLKDLLDKYPLVWNLINEKDVKGNTPLHVLAALCPQSYYVVSYVVPWNTGRAYYEAVNKQNISVHHIVRRGFPNLEQEIGELTEADGSGQYPEGVVKMKKDKIEKYSFWKFVDENVIGMTEASESHLVVAALIATVTFAAAFTLPGGYKTDNEDGRNRGTAILTKNAAFQAFVVSDAIAMVLSLSAVFVHFILSLKLFRKFICLFVFALLLTLVAMLAMVVAFITGTYAVLSPSLGLAIVTCFIGLTFFLLVIFMFYQALKNVDDED